A region of the Corynebacterium endometrii genome:
AGGAGATCGCCGGGCTGGCCGTGGAATGCGCGCAACGCGACCCGCGCGTGGTGGGCGCTGACTTTGCGGGTCCCGGTTCACTGGATGCAGTTGCGCAGGCCGCGGCAGTTTTGCGCCAGGCGTATGTGCCGTTTTCAGTCCAGGCCGGAGCGGAGGACTTCGAGGAGATTAGCCAGGCGGTACAGCTGGGGGCGACCCGCATCGGCTTTGCGACCGCGGTATTGGAGGATTTCACCGCGACCGTTGATGGCATCGTTCCGGGCAAGGTGTCGAGCTGGCTGCGAGACCGCCGGGTGACCATTGAATCGGCACCCCTGCACGAACAGAGGCAAGGCGCCTTGGATGACATTGAGGATCACCCGCTGCCGCTGCTGCATCAGCTTGGCTTTACCTGCGCCATTTGCGCCGGCGATGGTGCCTCCGGCAGCCTCACGGACGTGTTTGAGGCCCTGCACGAGCGTTTCACCTATGGCCTTGAGGAGTTCTTTGAGCACACCGTTAAGGCCCTGGACAATGCTTACTGCGCAATGGAGGATCGCCAGCACATCCTGGAGACCTACATCGTTCCCGGCTATCGGGCATATGCGGACGCGGAATACGCAGAGGATGCCGCCTTTGCCGGTAAGCCAGATGCCGACGCCGAAGACGGCGAGCAGCACTAATGCATCGGCGCGTCAAGGGTGGCCTCTACGCCGCGGGAGGGCTGGCCGCGGCCGGTGCGCTGACCGCCTGCGCCTGGGGCGCGGCGGGCTACGCCTATGCGCGAACCCGCAGGCCATTTCTGTCCGAGGTAGCCCCCGAGCTTCGCAGCCCCGCGCTCTACTGGCCGGGTCATCTGCTACCGGAGCGGGGCTTTATCTGGTTGTCCCGGCTGATAAACCTGGTCAACCCGGACCGCGCGTATAGCGCTGATTATCCGGTGGACCTTGACATAGTCGCGGGCAAGTCTCCTGAAGGCCATCCCTTCCGCGCCCGCAGGCTGACCCCTCACGCGGGTAGGGACACCCTCAAGCCCGCAATGCTGTGGACCCATGGAGGCGGCCACCTGATCGGCAGCGCGGGATTTTATGACCCGCAAAATGCCCGCATCGCTGCCGAACTGGGCATGGTGGTCTACGCGGCGGAGTACCGCAAGTCTACCGAGGCACCGTTTCCCGCCGACCTCGATGATTGCTACGCGGTGCTGCGCTACATGCAGGACAACGCCCGGGACCTAGGCATAGATCCGGAGCGGATTGCAGTCTGCGGTGATTCCGCCGGAGGCGGGTTGGCCGCGGGAGTGGTCCAACGCGCGCATGATGCGGGCCATCCCGTGGCTTTCCAGGGCTTGGTATATCCCATGATCGACCACCGCACCGGCCAGGTGGGTGACGTAAAAGCTGGCTCCATGGGCCAGTTCATCTGGTCCCCGCAATCCAACCGGGGAGCGTGGGCGCAGTATTTGGGCGCGGACCACATCGCCCGCGGCAAGCAGGGCCGGCTGCCACAGTATGCGTCCCCCGCGCGCCGGGAGGACCTGAAGGGGCTGCCCACGACCTGGATAGGTGTGGGCAGCATCGACCTATTCCACGATGAATCCGTGGCCTTTGCCCGGCGCCTGGCGGAGGCCGGCGTACCCGTCGACTTAGAGGTCTATGAGGGCGCATATCACGGTTTTGAGCACATCAAGCCCAAGGCCCCACAGTCGCGTAAGCTGCTCACTGACTTTATCGCCGCGGTGAGAACCGGGGTAGGGGCCTAGGCGCACGCCGAGGAGGCGGAAGGTGAAATACCGGCAAGCGCCTGGGGCGCGGAAACTAAGCAAAGAAAAAGCACCTAACCGCCTTGAAAGGGGGCTAGGTGCTAAAGAACTGCTTGCCTAGAACTTGGAGAAGCGCTTTACCAGCATCTCTTCGATCTTCTTCCAGGCCTCCGCATGGTCGGAGTACGGCTTGGAGGGGACGTAACCCGCGTGCTCGGTGGAGCCCAGCATGTATCCCAAGTAATCCTGGAAGCGCGGGTTTGCCAGGAGGAACTCGTTGATGGAATCATCGCCAGCCCAGTCCGCCGCGTCCGCGCAGACTTCATAACAGCGCCCCAGCTGATCCGCATCAACTTCCTCTGGCCCCTTTTCTATGGAACGGGTAAGGCCGTTAAAGGAGTACTGGTTGTCCGGGTGGACCATGACCTCAAGCTCGCCGGCGTTGGCAGCGGTGGCCAAATCCTCCCAGGTAGACACCCGTGCCAAATCATGGTCATCGTGCTCCATTATCCAGCGCTGCAGGTGCTTGCCGGTTGGGAAGGTGAAGATTTCACCCCATTTGCCCAGGAAGACAGGCTTGGACCCCAGGTAAGTGCGCAACGTGTATACGGACTTGGAATCGATGGTGATTTTCACCGGGTCAATGCCGGCTGCGGCCCACGCGGACTTGTCATACGGGTCAGCCTGCTCCGCGGCGGCCTTGCGCGCTTCCGCGGCCTCGGTGCGTGCCTTCTCGGCCGCGGCGGTGGCGGCCTGGATGCGGGTTTCTGCGTCAGTAATTGCGGCGGAATCTAGATCGGAGCTCGGGACTATCTTGACGGCCTCATCGAAGTCCTCGATGACCTGCTTCCAGTTGCCCAGGATTACGCGGCCCACGCCGGACCATTCACTCAATCCCTGGTCGCCGGAGTAGTGCTCGGCGCCGCGAGGCACGTTGCGCAGGATGGAGTGTGAGGCGAAGAAGATAGAGGTCTTGTTGCAGCCGGCAACCTCGGCGAGGTGCTCGGCGATCTCCAGGTTGCGGGCGACGGTGGAGACGTTCTCGTGGGACGGGCGACCCGCCAGGTACTCGGGCACGCCGATTAGGTCATACTCATCCCGCTTGCCCGGAACCACACGATCGGCTTCGCGCGCATTGAATGACTCCCAGTGCGGATGGCCTAGCAGGTCATGGCGGGCACCGGACTCAATGAAGGCTAGGAGTTCTGCGGGGGAGTTAAACAGCAGTACGTTGACGTCATCGCCCAAAAAGGCGTGCCATTCCGTGCCGTTTTGGCGCCACTTTGGGGCGTAGAGGGTGAAAAAATCCCCCTCGGTAAGGGACAGCTGTACGGGAACGATTGCGCGGGTGCTCATGGGCACACAGTCTACTCAAATCGCAAGACAATCCACATATTTGGCCCGCGTGAGCTGCCAGCTTCTAACCCGTTGGCCTCCAAAAGCCCTTAAACGCCATGCCCATGTTCGTGGTGCGCAGTGGGTTGGTCTGGACCGGGTCTCCGGCCTCGATGATTTGCCCATCGCCGGCGTACATTGCCACATGGCCATCCCAAACCACGAGGTCCCCCAGCTGCAATTCGTGGGCGCTGACTTGTCTTCCCACAGTTTGTTCCTGAGCCAGACGCGGCAGTTCCACCCCGGCCTGGCCCCATGCATATTGGGTAAGCCCAGAGCAATCGAAACCCCCATTGCCGGTGCCGCCCCAGGCGTATGGGGCTCCAAGTTGGCTCCGCGCCGCCGCCACGGCCGCGGCTCCGGCGGAGCTGCCCGCGCCCTGGGCCTCTTCGCCCACCGCCGCCGGGGTTTCCGGTGCGGCCTCTCGCGGCGCGGCGACGGGGGCAATTGCCCGGCTCGTTGCCGCCGCCGATTCGAGCTCGCGAAGAGCCGCCGCGCCTCCGCTCGTGGTTTCCACCGGCGGGCGCCGTGCGACGGGCAGCAGGGGAGTGGCCGCCTCGGCCATGTCTGAGGCCAATTCCTGGACCCTGCGGGTGGCCTGGGCTATGAAGCTCCGTGCTAACACGGCCAGCTCGGCGCGGGCGGCGGCCTGAATCGCCGGCACCGGAATCAGCATCCGCAGCCCGGGGGCCAAGGCGTGACGGAGGAGCCGTTGGCCGATGAGCAGGACGTCCGCCGCGGCGGCCTCGGCGAGTTCCTTGCCCTTGCGGGCCACGGCCGCAACGGTGGATTTGTCCTCGCCGAGGAGGCGGGCCGCGGCTACGAGGGCGGCGTCGGAGCCGTGGGTGGCCTGGGCCAACTCGCGCACTGGCCGCAAGTCTGGGCCTGGCGGAAGCTGCGGGAGTTCAACGCGCGGAGGGGTCAGGCCGGCGATGACCCGCAGGGCGCTGGCGATACCAATCCACATTAGGCACCACCGCCGGCGAACGCGCGAGCGTAGTCCCCGTCTACGCGCCTGCCTGCGGCGGCGACGGCATGGCCCAGGCTGGCTAGGTGCGTATAATCCCTACGCAGCGCCGCCTCATGGGCGGCGATCGCTGCCAACGCAGCGCGCATTGCCGAGCCAAACTCACCGTAAACACTGAATCCCCCGGCCCCACCGGGGTCTGGGCTGCGCCCTAGTTTTTCGGCCTGAAAGGCGAGGTCACGGGCCACGACGCGGACATGGTCTGGGTCAATGTCAAAAATCTTCATACCTCATTGGACTGTGATTAGCGCCCAATGGTTCCCGAATTTTTTCATGCTGGCATACGATAGACGTCATGGAAATCCACGTAGTAGACCACCCATTGGCCGCTTCACGCCTGACTCTTATGCGCGATAAGCGCAGTGACAACGCTGCGTTCCGTGCCGCTTTGAATGACCTGGGCACCATGCTCATCTACGAAGCCTCCCGCGACCTGCCCGTCGAGAGTTTCGATTGCGAAACCCCAGTGGCGGTGGCGCAGGGCACCCGCCTTGAGAATCCTCCAATTATTGTTCCGATTATTCGCGCCGGCTTGGGCATGATTGACCCGGCGCTGTCCATGATTCCGGACGCGCAGGTGGGTTTCATTGGCCTTGCTCGCAACGAGGAGACCCACGAACCGGTTCCGTACCTCGAGGCGCTGCCTGAGGATCTGTCAGGCCACAAGGTATTCCTGGTGGACCCAATGCTGGCTACCGGTGGCTCGTTGATTTACGCGTTGCGCCTGCTGGCCGACCGCGGCGCTAAGGACATCGTGTGCGTTTGCATGGTTTCCGCTCAAAAGGGCGTGGACACCCTGGTCGATTCCGGATTGCCGATTGAAAAACTGGTGACCGCCTGCATTGACCCCGAGCTCAATGAGGACGCCTACATTGTCCCCGGGCTGGGTGACGCGGGTGACCGCCTGTACGGTCCGCGCAACATCGACTTCTAAGGGTTGAAGCGCCTAGCCGGGCGCCCTCATTTGTAAAAGGGGTTCCATGGTTGGGCCGGGTTGGCTAGACTGGTCAGCAAGTTTCCACGCGGGGGCGTGGGGCTTGCTGATTTTTCTATATCGGGTAAAAGACGATTCATCGGGGGAATTATCGTGGATTTCAATCGCACCTTTAAACAATCGGGGCCAATCCAGGCACGACTCGCCACGGCAACGGCGGCAGCGGGCACGCGCCCAGGTCGCAGGGCGGGAAAGCGCTCGTCGACCCGTAGCGCAAGCGGCACTGGCCGCGGCTCGCAGGGCTCCGTCCATAGGCTCGTGTGGTCCCGCTACGGGTATAGCTTTTCCGTCCAGCTTAAAAGCCTGCGGCGCGCCCGCGGGCTCTCGCAGCAGGCGCTGGCGGATATCTCCGGGATATCGCGCAACCAGATTTCCAATCTGGAGCGTAATGAAAATAACCGCAACTCCATGGCAGACCCGTGCCTTTCTACTATCTACCGCTTGGCGTTAGCCCTTGAGGTGGAGCCGGCGATGCTTTTGCCGTCCGCGCAGCCCCGGGACACGCCGCAGGACCTTATGCCATTTCCGGCCGAGTACGTGGCTGAGCGGCGGGGGAGCCTGATGGCCGCGGCGCGCTAGCGAGGGGCACGGCAGGGGCCGATGAAACTAACGGTTGGTCGGGGCGCTGGGTAAGTTGTAAGCTGGAGCGAGTAAAACGTACTGCTTTGTCTATTCACGTGTAAAAATGACAGGCAGCACGGTCTATTTCTCCTGTTCGACGCGGCTTTTGGGAGGCGCACTTATGACGCAACCGGCACCGGTGACCATCTCGGAGTTCGTCAACTCCTGGTTTGACACCCACCGCGCTGAGGTCATCTCCTGGCGTCGCCATATCCACCGCAACCCGGAGACCTCCAATAATGAGGTGGAGACCACCAACTTCCTGTGCTCGATATTGGAAGAGTACGGCCTTAAACCGCACCGCTATCCGGAGACCGGCCTGCAGGTAGACATTGGCCCTGACACGGATCTGGGCCGCGTGGCATTCCGTGCGGATATCGATGCGTTGCCCATCCAGGAAGTCACGGGCCTAGAGTTTACGTCTGAGGTTCCTGGCGTGGCCCATGCCTGCGGCCACGATGTCCACACCACCATCGCATTGGGGTTGGCCTGCGCTGTGGCGGATTTTGATAAGGCCCATGGCCTGCCCATCGGCGTGCGCGTAATTTTCCAGCCGGCCGAGGAGGTCTGGGTTGGCGGCGCTACGGATGTCATCGAATGGGGAGCGCTGGAGGGCGTGCATTCCATTTACGCCGTGCACGTCGAGCCGAAGCTGCGCGTGGGCCGCATCGGCGTGCGCACCGGCGCAATCACGTCCGCTACCGATGTTGTAGAGCTTGAGATCAAGGGCCCGGGCGGGCACACCTCCCGTCCGCATCTTTCATCCGACGTGGTCTATGCCCTCGGCAAGGTGATAACCGAACTTCCGGGTTTGCTCTCCCGCAGGGTGGATCCGCGCACCGGCACGGTCTTGGTCTTTGGCACCGTCAATTCCGGTTACGCGCCCAACGCGATGCCAGAGGCGGGCACGCTTAGCGGAACGGTGCGCACCGCGGATATCGCCATCTGGCGCAAGATGCAGGCCCTGTTCACTGAGCTCACGGAGCAGGTGCTGGCGCCGACCGGCGTGGAGCATGAGTTAACCTACCACCGTGGCGTGCCGCCGGTTCTCAATGATGATGTGGCAACCGCTCTGTTGGCGGCCGCGGCAACCAGCATCGATCCGCAGGCAGTAGTCCAAGCGCCGCAATCCTCCGGCGGTGAGGATTTCTCCTGGTACCTAGAGAAGGTGCCCGGCTCCATGGCCCGCCTGGGGTGCTGGTCCGGCGACGGTGAGCAGCATGATCTCCACATGGGTGATCTGGTAGTAGATGAGCGAGCTATCGGCGTAGGGGTAAAGCTCTTTGGCTCCGTGGTGGACCAATTCTCCCGCATCGAAGACTAGTGACGGCTTTCCCGCCCCCTATTCCTCGCCGCCGTAGCCCGGAGGCGCCTTATGCCCGATAGGGCATAATGATGCGCGAACGGTTAAACTAATCAACCGTCATTATTCTCGGAGCATATTTAGGCATTGAAGGAGTAAGCGCGTGTCCCACACTTCGAAGCGCATTGTGATTGTTGGCGGCGGCCCCGCGGGCTACGAGGCGGCACTGGCGGGTGCGAAGTACGGCGCTGATATCACGGTCGTTGAAGACCAGGGCATGGGCGGCTCCGGCATTTTGCTGGACTGCGTTCCTTCCAAGTCCTTTATCGCCGGCGCCAATATCAAGACTGACCTTCGCCGCGCGGATGACATGGGCCTGAACGAGGGGCTCGGTGAGGTGGAGCTGTCCATGCAGGCTCTCAATGAGCGCGTGCAGGCGCTGGCCGCCAACCAGTCTGAGGACATTTTGCGCAACATGGAGGAACGCGGCATCCGTGTGGTCAACGGTCGCGCCTACTTCGACACGGACCAGGCCACCGCCAACGTTGCCGGCCATAAGGTGACCGTAACCCTGGCGGATGGCAGCACCGAGGTGATCGAGGCTGACCTCGTGTTGATTGCAACCGGTGCCACCCCGCGCGTCCTGCCGGGCGCGCAGCCTGACGGCGAACGCATCCTGACCTGGCAGCAGGTGTACAACCTGACCGATCTTCCAGAACACCTTGTTGTGGTGGGCTCCGGCGTGACCGGTGCCGAGATGGTCTCCGCATTCGCGGAGCTGGGCGTCAAGGTCACCATGGTGGCCTCCCGCGACCGCATCCTCCCGCATGACGATGCCGACGCGGCCGATACCCTGGAGACCGTCCTTGCGGAGCGCGGCGTTCAGCTGGAGAAGAACTGCCGCGTGGATACGGTCACCCGCACCGAGGATGGCGGGGTGTCCGTCAAAACCGCCGATGGCCGCGAGATTCTGGGCTCCCACGCGCTAATGTCCATCGGCTCTATCCCTAACACCAAGGACCTGGGCCTGGAAAACATTGGCGTTGAGGTCTCTGACTCCGGTCACATTCGCGTGGACCGCGTCTCCCGCACCAACGTCGCCGGCGTCTATGCCGCCGGCGATTGCTCCGACCTGTTCCCGCTGGCATCCGTTGCCGCGATGCAGGGCCGCGTGGCCATGTACCACGCGCTGGGTGAGGGCGTTTCCCCCATCCGTATGCGCACCGTGGCTACCGCGGTCTTTACCCGCCCGGAGATCGCCGCCGTGGGCTTTACCCAGGCCGAGATTGAGTCCGGTGAGGTCTCCGCACGCACCATCACCATGCCGCTGCAGACCAACCCGCGCGCGAAGATGCGTTCCCTGCGCCACGGCTTCGTCAAGCTGTTCTGCCGCCGCAATTCGGGCATCGTCATCGGCGGCGTGATCGTTGCGCCTACCGCGTCCGAGCTCATCCTGCCCGTCGCCGTGGCCGTCACCAACCACCTGACCGTGGATCAATTGGCGGAGTCCTTCGCCGTGTACCCATCGCTGTCCGGCACCATCACCGAGGCCGCGCGCCGCCTAGTCGCCCATGACGACCTGGCCTAAAAGGCTTGCGGGTCCTGGGGATTTCCCAGTCCCCGGATAAGGAGCAAGGGCGCAGAGTTAATTGCTCTACGCCCTTGTTTCCTTCTCCCGGCAGGTTTAGCAGCGGACTACCATTCCAATGAGTCTGCGCCGGCTATGGCCTGGTCATAGGTAAACCCATCGCCGTATTCGCTGGAGAGTTGGCCGATCAACTCCTCCCGGGACATGGGGGATAACTCTTGATAGGACGCTGCGGCCTGCTTAGCTTCCTCCGTGTAGTCAACGTCTACGTTGTCTACGGCGTATTGCGCCCGTTCCGGGGTGAACTTATCGGCGTATTCGCTGGTGAGCTGCTCAAGGAGCCCGGATTGGGAGAAGTGAAGGGAGTCCACGTAATCCTGGGCTGATTCAAGGGCCTCCGCATTCCAATCCACGTCGATGTTATCCATTGCGTACTGTGCCGCGTCCTCTGGATAATTATCCGCGTACTCACTGGTGAGCTGTTCAAGGAGCCCGGCTTCCGAGAATGAGGTGAAGTCAAGGTAGTTTTCCGCGGAGCGCAGCGCGTTGCGGTGCTCAAGCGGAACGGATTCATCCTCCCCGGCGGCCGGCGCGCCAAGCTCTCCTCCTAGGGCGTTGCGGTCTTCCTCGTTAGAGGCGGTGGCCCCGGTGGAATTTTCCGGGTCGCCGCCGCCGGCTATATTGCCGATGGCACCTACGCCTAGCACGACCGCGATGGCGATGGCGCCCCATTTGAAGCAGCCGCCCTTTTTCTTCTTTGGTTCCGGCATGGGTGGGGTTGTGGCGTTGAATTGCAGGTTTTCGTAGTGCTGGCCGTCCTCCTGTGGTGCGTGCGGCAGGGGGCTGGGCTGCGGCGGCCCATAGGGCTGCTGTGGGTCGTTGCGGTGGGGTGGGCCGTAAGGGCTGCGTTCTGACACGGTGGACCTCCAGGGGTAGTGATTAGGAGTGATAAGGAATCTCAAGGCAATGTCTTGATGCCTTGAGCCTTCCATAATGGCCGGACACTCCCGCCTGAGGATTCGAACGCCTAGGCGTGAAGAACGCGCTTACCCATGTGGCGGCGTTACCGGCCTACCGCCGCACGTGGGAGATCCCTTTTGACAGGGCAATGGCGCGTTGCGGGCATTCCTCTCGTGGGCACGTGTCACAGCCCGGGCCGATGGGGGTGGCTGAATCGGGGGAGAGGTTGAGGGCATCGGAGTAGATGAGGCGGTGGGCCTCGGAAATATCGCAGCCCAGCGCCACGGCGTGCTCCTTGTGTGGGGTGCCGAAACTGCGCACGGCGCCTTGGACCATGCGGGCTACCCAAAGATAAGTATGTCCATCCGGCATGGAAGCCACCTGGCGGGTGATGCGGTTCGGGGTTTCGAATGCGCGGTGGACAACCCACAGCGGGCACGTACCGCCGGAGCGGGAGAAATGGAAGCTGGTGGCAGAGGCCCGCTTGGAAATATTGCCGCCCCTATCCGTGCGAATGAAGAAGAAAGGGACGCCGCGGGCGCCGTTTCGCTGCAGCGTGGATAGGCGATGGGCAGTGGATTCGAAGCCGGTGCCAAAGTGGCCGGCGATGCGCTCGATGTCATAGCGGGTGCTTTCCGCGACGTCCAGGAATTCCATGTACGGCATGGTCACCGCCGCGCCAAAGTACTGGTGCAGGCCATAGCTGGCCAGGTCGCGCGATTCCTGCGTCGGCAAGGTGGACACCAGGTTACCCACCAGGTCCTGCAGGATGTTGTCCGCGTAAAACATGGACATCTCGAAGCACGTTTGGGCGCCGGTGAGGTCATTGCGCAGGGAAAGCTCACGGGTTGTGGGGTCAAAGATGCGCCGGGGGCCGGTTTCGTGGGAGCGGAAACGGGTGTGCACGCCGAGCTCGGAATCCAATACGCCGGAAAGCTGGGTGAGCCGGGAGAGCTTGCCGCCGATGCGTTTGCCAAGTTCTTCGCCCAGAATGTCCAGTTCGTGGATGTAATTGTTGGCTTCGTAGAAGAAATCGCGCACGAGGTCATAGGGGCTAAGCTCGGCGGATTCGGGGACGCGGGCGGCTATGTCGATAAGCCTCGGCATCAATTCAGGGAAGCGGGCGGCGAGCTCTGCCAACTCGCTTTCCTTGGCGGCGGGGAAGATGACGCGCAGTTCGCTGATGGTGCGGACATCGCGGTCCTCGGAAAAGTAGGAGGCGTCCACGTCGAAGCGCTGGGTCAGCTGCATCAGAACGGTCACGGTGAGCGGGCGCTGGTCATTTTCGAGCTGGTTGAGATAGCTGGTAGACAGGTTGAGCTCTTTCGCCATGGCCACTTGGGTCAGTCCACGCGACTTTCGCAGTGCATGGATACGTGCCCCCGCGTACATCTTGCCCATCGCCTCGTGGCCCCTTTCAACCGCCTTAACCTGCTAATTCCACAGCTTACGCTAATTACGCTTAATAATGACGCAATATTTCACATTTTACAAACATGGTGCAGGTTACTTTCCACGCTCTAGTGTGATGTGTAACGCAATCGGCACTCCGGCTGTGCATCACTACAGAATTCAAGATTTCACTCCAAGGAGGAATGCAACGTGATTGAGCACAAAGTTCGCACTCACAAGTCTGCGGAAGACTTCCCCATCGAGGAGCATCTGGCTCACAAGATCGCCGTGATGGCTGCTGATCCTGTAGAGGTTCCAGAAGAGACCAAAGAGATGATCATCAACCGCATCATCGACAATGCATCGGTTGCAGTGGCATCCGTCCCACGCCGGCCGGTGACGTCCGCCCGCGTCATTGCTGAGGCGCACCCGGTAGAAGAAGGCGGCGCCACCATCTTCGGCTCTGAGGGTACCTATTCCGCGGAATGGGCGGCATTCGCAAACGGCACCGCCGTCCGGGAACTGGACTACCATGACACCTTCCTGGCGGCAGAGTATTCCCACCCAGGTGACAACATCCCGCCAATCCTGGCCGTAGCGCAGCACAAGGGGCTTGACGGCAAGGCCCTGATTCGCGGCATCGCCACCGGCTACGAGGTGCAGGTCAACCTCGTGAAGGGCATCTGCCTGCACGAGTGGAAGATCGACCACGTGGCGCACCTTGGCCCATCCGTTGCGGCAGGTATCGGCACCATGCTGAACCTGCCGGTTGAGACCATTTACCAGGCAATCGGCCAGGCGCTGCACACCACCACCGCCACGCGCCAGTCCCGCAAGGGCCTTATCTCTTCCTGGAAGGCATCCGCCCCAGCATTCGCCGGCAAGATGGGCATTGAGGCCGTGGACCGCGCCATGCGCGGCGAGGGCGCACCAGCCCCAATCTGGGAGGGTGAGGACGGCTTCATTGCATGGATGCTGCACTCCCCAGAGCGTGAATACACCGTTCCGCTTCCAGCGGAGGGCGAGGAAAAGCGCGCCATCCTGGACACCTACACCAAGGAGCACTCGGCGGAGTACCAGGCGCAGGCACCAATCGACCTGGCACGCCGCATGAAGGGCACCATTGAGGACAAGGGCCTAGAAACCAAGGACATTGAGTCCATCGTCCTGCACACCTCCCACCACACCCACTACGTGATTGGTACCGGTGCTAATGACCCGCAGAAGATGGACCCCAAGGCCTCCCGCGAGACCCTGGATCACTCCATCATGTACATGTTCGCGGTAGCGCTCGAGGACGGCACCTGGCACCACGTGAACTCCTACACGCCAGAGCGCGCCGGACGCCCAGAGACCGTGGAGCTGTGGCACAAGATCTCCACCGTGGAAGACCCAGAGTGGACCCGCCGCTACCACTCCCACGACCCGAATGAGAAGGCTTTTGGCGCCAAGGCGGTCATCACCTTCAAGGACGGCACCGTCATCGAGGATGAAATGGCCGTTGCCGACGCCCACCCGCTGGGCGCCCGCCCATTCGAGCGCGAGCAGTACATCAACAAGTTCCGCACGCTGGCCGAGGGCCTGGTTGACCCGGAGGAGCAGGACCGCTTCCTCGAGGCCGTGCAGAACCTCGAAAACCTCACCGACCTGTCCGAACTGCACGTCAAGGTCAACCAGGCCTGCCTTGACCAAGCACCTGAGACCCCGGAGGGACTGTTCTAAATGGCTGGATTGTTTGGCTCTTTAAAGACCAATGCCGAAAAGCGCGCGGACTTC
Encoded here:
- a CDS encoding short-chain fatty acyl-CoA regulator family protein: MGKMYAGARIHALRKSRGLTQVAMAKELNLSTSYLNQLENDQRPLTVTVLMQLTQRFDVDASYFSEDRDVRTISELRVIFPAAKESELAELAARFPELMPRLIDIAARVPESAELSPYDLVRDFFYEANNYIHELDILGEELGKRIGGKLSRLTQLSGVLDSELGVHTRFRSHETGPRRIFDPTTRELSLRNDLTGAQTCFEMSMFYADNILQDLVGNLVSTLPTQESRDLASYGLHQYFGAAVTMPYMEFLDVAESTRYDIERIAGHFGTGFESTAHRLSTLQRNGARGVPFFFIRTDRGGNISKRASATSFHFSRSGGTCPLWVVHRAFETPNRITRQVASMPDGHTYLWVARMVQGAVRSFGTPHKEHAVALGCDISEAHRLIYSDALNLSPDSATPIGPGCDTCPREECPQRAIALSKGISHVRR
- the prpD gene encoding 2-methylcitrate dehydratase PrpD, encoding MIEHKVRTHKSAEDFPIEEHLAHKIAVMAADPVEVPEETKEMIINRIIDNASVAVASVPRRPVTSARVIAEAHPVEEGGATIFGSEGTYSAEWAAFANGTAVRELDYHDTFLAAEYSHPGDNIPPILAVAQHKGLDGKALIRGIATGYEVQVNLVKGICLHEWKIDHVAHLGPSVAAGIGTMLNLPVETIYQAIGQALHTTTATRQSRKGLISSWKASAPAFAGKMGIEAVDRAMRGEGAPAPIWEGEDGFIAWMLHSPEREYTVPLPAEGEEKRAILDTYTKEHSAEYQAQAPIDLARRMKGTIEDKGLETKDIESIVLHTSHHTHYVIGTGANDPQKMDPKASRETLDHSIMYMFAVALEDGTWHHVNSYTPERAGRPETVELWHKISTVEDPEWTRRYHSHDPNEKAFGAKAVITFKDGTVIEDEMAVADAHPLGARPFEREQYINKFRTLAEGLVDPEEQDRFLEAVQNLENLTDLSELHVKVNQACLDQAPETPEGLF